From a region of the Chroicocephalus ridibundus chromosome 8, bChrRid1.1, whole genome shotgun sequence genome:
- the DRG2 gene encoding developmentally-regulated GTP-binding protein 2 isoform X1 yields MGILEKISEIEKEIARTQKNKATEYHLGLLKAKLAKYRAQLLEPSKSSAAKGEGFDVMKSGDARVALIGFPSVGKSTFLSLMTSTASEAASYEFTTLTCIPGVIEYKGANIQLLDLPGIIEGAAQGKGRGRQVIAVARTADVVIMMLDATKGEVQRALLEKELESVGIRLNKSKPNIYFKPKKGGGISFNSTVTLTQCSEKLVQLILHEYKIFNAEVLFREDCSPDEFIDVIVGNRVYMPCLYVYNKIDQISMEEVDRLARRPHSVVISCGMKLNLDYLLEKLWEYLALTCIYTKKRGQRPDFTDAIILRKGASVEHVCHRIHRSLASQFKYALVWGTSTKYSPQRVGLTHMMEHEDVIQIVKK; encoded by the exons ATGGGTATCCTGGAGAAGATCTCCGAGATCGAGAAGGAGATCGCCCGCACGCAGAAGAACAAAG CCACTGAGTACCACCTCGGCCTGCTGAAGGCAAAGCTTGCAAAATACAGAGCTCAGTTGCTAGAACCGTCCAAATCCTCAGCTGCTAAAGGGGAAGGCTTCGATGTGATGAAATCTGGCGATGCCCGGGTGGCACTGATCGGTTTTCCTTCTGTGGGTAAG TCCACGTTTTTGAGTTTAATGACCTCAACTGCCAGCGAAGCTGCTTCTTACGAGTTCACAACCCTGACGTGTATCCCAGGAGTCATAGAA taCAAAGGAGCCAATATTCAGCTTCTGGATCTGCCCGGAATCATCGAAGGAGCAGCACAAG GGAAGGGCAGAGGTCGGCAGGTGATAGCTGTGGCCAGGACAGCAGACGTCGTTATTATGATGCTGGATGCCACAAAGGGTGAAGTGCAGCG GGCACTGCTGGAGAAAGAACTGGAATCTGTAGGAATCCGgctgaacaaaagcaaaccaaatatCTACTTCAAG CCGAAGAAGGGTGGAGGTATCTCCTTCAACTCAACTGTCACGTTGACTCAGTGCTCCGAGAAGTTGGTGCAGCTCATCCTCCATGAATATA AAATCTTCAACGCTGAGGTCCTCTTCAGAGAGGATTGTTCCCCTGATGAGTTCATTGATGTGATTGTAGGCAACAGGGTCTACATGCCGTGCCTCTAC GTTTATAACAAGATTGACCAGATATCTATGGAGGAAGTGGATCGTCTTGCTCGGAGACCCCACAGCGTTGTAATCAG CTGTGGCATGAAACTGAACCTGGACTACTTGCTGGAGAAGCTCTGGGAATACCTGGCACTTACCTGCATCTACACCAAGAAACGAGGAC AGAGACCAGACTTTACAGATGCCATTATTCTACGGAAAGGGGCCTCTGTGGAACATGTG TGCCATCGAATTCACAGATCATTAGCCAGCCAGTTCAAATATGCCTTGGTGTGG GGGACAAGCACAAAATACAGCCCTCAAAGGGTGGGTTTAACCCATATGATGGAGCATGAAGATGTCATTCAGATCGTAAAGAAGTAA
- the DRG2 gene encoding developmentally-regulated GTP-binding protein 2 isoform X2 produces the protein MGILEKISEIEKEIARTQKNKATEYHLGLLKAKLAKYRAQLLEPSKSSAAKGEGFDVMKSGDARVALIGFPSVGKSTFLSLMTSTASEAASYEFTTLTCIPGVIEYKGANIQLLDLPGIIEGAAQGKGRGRQVIAVARTADVVIMMLDATKGEVQRALLEKELESVGIRLNKSKPNIYFKPKKGGGISFNSTVTLTQCSEKLVQLILHEYKIFNAEVLFREDCSPDEFIDVIVGNRVYMPCLYVYNKIDQISMEEVDRLARRPHSVVISCGMKLNLDYLLEKLWEYLALTCIYTKKRGLPSNSQIISQPVQICLGVGDKHKIQPSKGGFNPYDGA, from the exons ATGGGTATCCTGGAGAAGATCTCCGAGATCGAGAAGGAGATCGCCCGCACGCAGAAGAACAAAG CCACTGAGTACCACCTCGGCCTGCTGAAGGCAAAGCTTGCAAAATACAGAGCTCAGTTGCTAGAACCGTCCAAATCCTCAGCTGCTAAAGGGGAAGGCTTCGATGTGATGAAATCTGGCGATGCCCGGGTGGCACTGATCGGTTTTCCTTCTGTGGGTAAG TCCACGTTTTTGAGTTTAATGACCTCAACTGCCAGCGAAGCTGCTTCTTACGAGTTCACAACCCTGACGTGTATCCCAGGAGTCATAGAA taCAAAGGAGCCAATATTCAGCTTCTGGATCTGCCCGGAATCATCGAAGGAGCAGCACAAG GGAAGGGCAGAGGTCGGCAGGTGATAGCTGTGGCCAGGACAGCAGACGTCGTTATTATGATGCTGGATGCCACAAAGGGTGAAGTGCAGCG GGCACTGCTGGAGAAAGAACTGGAATCTGTAGGAATCCGgctgaacaaaagcaaaccaaatatCTACTTCAAG CCGAAGAAGGGTGGAGGTATCTCCTTCAACTCAACTGTCACGTTGACTCAGTGCTCCGAGAAGTTGGTGCAGCTCATCCTCCATGAATATA AAATCTTCAACGCTGAGGTCCTCTTCAGAGAGGATTGTTCCCCTGATGAGTTCATTGATGTGATTGTAGGCAACAGGGTCTACATGCCGTGCCTCTAC GTTTATAACAAGATTGACCAGATATCTATGGAGGAAGTGGATCGTCTTGCTCGGAGACCCCACAGCGTTGTAATCAG CTGTGGCATGAAACTGAACCTGGACTACTTGCTGGAGAAGCTCTGGGAATACCTGGCACTTACCTGCATCTACACCAAGAAACGAGGAC TGCCATCGAATTCACAGATCATTAGCCAGCCAGTTCAAATATGCCTTGGTGTGG GGGACAAGCACAAAATACAGCCCTCAAAGGGTGGGTTTAACCCATATGATGGAGCATGA
- the GID4 gene encoding glucose-induced degradation protein 4 homolog produces the protein MPVRSERCRAGGAAGSASSPASGAAASSLVPPPPINTAQPGVATSLLYSGAKFRGQQRSKGNAYEVEVVMQHVDMENSYLCGYLKIKGLTEEYPTLTTFFEGEIISKKHPFLTRKWDADEDVDRKHWGKFQAFYQYAKTFNSDDFDYEDLKNGDYVFMRWKEQFLVPDHTIKDISGASFAGFYYICFQKSAASIEGYYYHRSSEWYQSLNLTHVPEHSAPIYEFR, from the exons ATGCCGGTGCGGAGCGAGAGGTGCCGCGCGGGTGGAGCGGCGGGCTCGGCCTCTTCGCCGGCCTCCGGAGCGGCGGCCAGTAGCCTGGTGCCGCCGCCCCCCATCAACACGGCGCAGCCCGGCGTGGCCACCTCGCTGCTCTACAGCGGCGCCAAGTTCCGCGGGCAGCAGCGCAGCAAGGGCAATGCCTACGAGGTGGAGGTCGTCATGCAG CATGTGGATATGGAAAACTCCTATCTCTGTGGATACTTGAAGATTAAAGGCCTTACAGAG gagTACCCAACCCTCACCACTTTCTTTGAAGGGGAAATAATCAgtaaaaagcaccctttcttaACACGCAAATGGGATGCTGATGAAGACGTGGATCGTAAACACTGG ggGAAGTTCCAGGCTTTTTACCAGTATGCAAAAACATTTAACTCCGATGACTTTGATTATGAGGATCTGAAAAATGGGGACTATGTCTTCATGAGATGGAAG GAACAGTTCCTAGTCCCAGATCACACTATCAAAGACATCAGCGGTGCTTCCTTTGCTGGTTTCTATTACATCTGCTTCCAGAAGTCAGCAGCATCTATAGAGGGCTATTACTACCATAGGAGTTCAGAATG gtATCAGTCATTGAATTTAACTCACGTTCCTGAGCACAGCGCTCCTATCTACGAATTCCGATGA
- the ATPAF2 gene encoding ATP synthase mitochondrial F1 complex assembly factor 2: MWCGCRRLLWGRSPTARLPRPPPAAAGSGPVGPGGGRAYAPPAERKRFYQNVSISQGEGGFEINLDHRKLKTPQAKLFTVPSEALAIAVATEWDSQKDTIKFYTMHLTTLCNTALDNPTQRNKMQLIRAAVKFLETDTVCYRVEEPAALAELQKNEWDPVVAWAEKRYNVAIGSSTSILGPNIPASTKETFISHLASYNMWALQGIEYVITQLKSLILSMGLIDRHITVEKAVLLSRLEEEYQIQRWGNVEWAHDYDLCELRARAAAGTLFVHLCSESSTVKHKLLQD, translated from the exons ATGTGGTGCGGCTGCCGCCGGCTGCTGTGGGGTCGCTCCCCGACCGCCCGGCTCCCCCGACCgcctcctgccgctgccgggagCGGCCCAgtggggccgggcgggggccgggcttACGCCCCACCGGCAG AGAGGAAGCGGTTTTACCAGAATGTGAGCATCTCTCAAGGAGAAG GAGGCTTTGAAATAAACCTGGACCACCGAAAGCTGAAAACGCCCCAGGCCAAGCTCTTCACTGTCCCTAGTGAGGCCTTGGCCATTGCAGTGGCAACAGAGTGGGACTCCCAGAAAGACACCATCAAGTTCTACACTATGCACCTG ACCACGCTGTGCAACACGGCGCTGGACAATCCCACGCAGCGAAACAAAATGCAGCTGATCCGTGCGGCTGTGAAGTTCCTGGAGACTGACACTGTCTG CTATCGCGTGGAGGAGCCGGCTGCCttggcagagctgcagaagaatGAATGGGATCCTGTTGTCGCCTGGGCTGAGAAAAG GTACAACGTGGCAATTGGCTCCTCGACCAGCATCCTGGGGCCAAACATCCCAGCCAGCACCAAGGAGACCTTCATCAGCCATCTGGCATCCTACAACATGTGGGCTCTGCAAG GTATAGAATATGTAATCACCCAGCTGAAATCCCTGATTCTGTCCATGGGTCTGATTGACAGGCACATTACAGTAGAGAAAGCCGTGCTGCTGTCTCGCCTGGAGGAAGAATACCAG aTTCAGCGGTGGGGCAATGTGGAGTGGGCCCATGACTATGATCTGTGCGAGCTGCGTGCTCGCGCGGCAGCTGGGACTCTCTTTGTTCACCTCTGTTCCGAGAGCTCGACTGTAAAACACAAGCTGCTGCAGGACtga